One Glycine max cultivar Williams 82 chromosome 3, Glycine_max_v4.0, whole genome shotgun sequence DNA window includes the following coding sequences:
- the LOC100776518 gene encoding protein phosphatase 2C 32, whose product MGNGTSRVVGCLMPFNGKSGVDLEFLEPLDEGLGHSFCYVRPSIFESPAITPSNSERFTVDSSTLDSETLSGSFRHESIEERPGKNVAETTFKTISGASVSANVSTARTGNQNALLASDVLEPAASFEGTSSFAAIPLQPVPRGSGPLNGFMSGPLERFSSGPLDKGGGFMSGPIEKGVMSGPLDATDKSNFSAPLARGRRRPHLQRLMRSVSGPMRNTFSRTFSRHSMGGSWVQRLFLHPVSQLAWNSKEAKFRQEVSRNCAEVGSSELEYKHTQNLQWAHGKAGEDRVHVVLSEEQGWLFIGIYDGFSGPDAPDFLMSHLYKFIDKELEGLLWDYEDNPVDPLKPEVLKNGNDVVALECDREEMSDAHTISNEESSCCLENSCTVMVKDQSSNSEIVEVNAEVKVNIEQRNCGSPSIVHTDPESVPIGQLSGQGRRSVRLYELLQMESWNEQLLEQGRDSVVPREIAQERQMRFCSPDGKEDRSRHPDEGPTTSGQNGGAGFNSTNQVPIAPFSISGQRQNSRKSFIGTKIRKMYRKQKSLRKKLFPWSYDWHREETFFDQKLVESSGPIRICKSGVDHNAVLRAMARALERTEEEYLKMVENNMDKNPELALMGSCVLVMLMKDQDVYVMNLGDSRAILAQERPNDRHSNPCLIKDDMRHRNRSRELLVGMELDRISEESPVHNINKHVNMINKNREISVCRLKMRAVQLSTDHSTSIEEEVSRIRAEHPDDNQAIFNDRVKGQLKVTRAFGAGFLKRPSFNEPLLKMFRVDYVGNAPYLSCASSVLHHRLSSSDRFLVLSSDGLYQFFSNEEVVAHVTWFMENVPEGDPAQYLIAELLFRAAKKNGMDFHELLDIPHGDRRKYHDDVSVMVVSLEGRIWRSSG is encoded by the exons atgggcAACGGCACTTCTCGTGTTGTTGGCTGTTTGATGCCATTTAATGGCAAAAGTGGGGTTGATTTGGAGTTTCTAGAGCCATTAGATGAAGGGTTAGGCCATTCCTTTTGTTATGTGAGGCCATCTATTTTTGAATCTCCAGCCATTACCCCATCAAACTCTGAGAGGTTTACTGTTGATTCTAGTACCCTTGATTCTGAGACGTTGAGTGGCTCATTTAGGCATGAGAGCATTGAAGAGAGGCCTGGTAAGAATGTTGCAGAAACCACGTTCAAAACGATATCAGGGGCTTCGGTTAGTGCCAATGTTTCCACTGCCAGGACTGGTAACCAGAACGCGTTACTTGCTAGCGATGTTCTGGAGCCTGCAGCATCGTTTGAGGGAACCTCGTCGTTCGCTGCAATCCCTTTGCAGCCTGTTCCCCGGGGTTCTGGACCTTTGAACGGTTTCATGTCGGGACCTTTGGAGAGATTTTCTTCTGGTCCGTTGGATAAGGGCGGTGGTTTCATGTCTGGGCCGATAGAGAAGGGTGTTATGTCGGGTCCTCTTGATGCCACTGATAAGTCCAACTTTTCAGCGCCACTTGCTCGTGGTCGTCGAAGGCCGCACCTGCAGCGCCTCATGAGAAGTGTAAGTGGTCCTATGAGAAACACTTTTTCTCGGACTTTTTCAAGGCACTCCATGGGTGGCAGTTGGGTGCAGCGGTTATTCCTTCATCCGGTGTCTCAACTAGCTTGGAATTCCAAAGAGGCAAAGTTTCGACAGGAGGTTTCTAGAAACTGTGCTGAGGTTGGATCGTCCGAATTGGAGTATAAACATACACAAAATTTGCAGTGGGCACATGGTAAGGCTGGTGAAGATAGGGTTCATGTTGTGCTTTCTGAAGAACAAGGGTGGCTGTTTATTGGGATATATGATGGTTTTAGTGGACCAGATGCACCTGATTTTCTGATGAGTCATCTTTATAAGTTTATAGACAAGGAATTAGAAGGGTTGCTCTGGGATTATGAGGATAATCCTGTTGATCCACTTAAACCTGAAGTCCTTAAAAATGGAAATGATGTAGTTGCTCTAGAATGTGATAGGGAGGAAATGTCAGATGCTCATACCATTTCAAATGAAGAAAGTTCTTGCTGTTTAGAAAATTCTTGTACCGTAATGGTCAAGGATCAATCATCTAATAGTGAGATAGTGGAGGTAAATGCTGAAGTTAAGGTAAATATTGAACAGAGAAATTGTGGAAGTCCCAGTATTGTACATACTGATCCTGAATCTGTTCCAATTGGACAATTGAGTGGTCAAGGCAGAAGAAGTGTGCGACTTTATGAGCTACTTCAGATGGAATCTTGGAATGAACAGTTGTTAGAACAAGGCAGGGATTCTGTGGTTCCCAGGGAAATAGCACAAGAGAGGCAAATGAGATTCTGCTCACCTGATGGTAAAGAGGATAGATCTAGACATCCAGACGAAGGTCCCACTACTTCAGGGCAAAATGGAGGTGCTGGGTTTAATTCAACCAACCAGGTGCCGATAGCTCCTTTTTCCATTTCAGGACAAAGGCAGAATTCAAGAAAGTCATTTATTGGTACAAAAATCAGAAAAATGTACAGGAAGCAGAAGTCCTTGCGTAAGAAACTTTTTCCTTGGAGTTATGATTGGCATAGGGAGGAAACTTTTTTTGACCAGAAATTAGTGGAATCCTCAGGACCCATTAGAATATGCAAGTCTGGAGTAGATCATAATGCAGTTTTAAGAGCAATGGCTCGGGCTCTTGAAAGAACAGAGGAGGAATACCTGAAAATGGTGGAGAATAATATGGACAAAAATCCAGAGCTTGCCTTGATGGGATCATGTGTTTTAGTGATGCTGATGAAGGATCAAGATGTTTATGTTATGAACCTTGGAGATAGTCGTGCAATTTTGGCTCAAGAACGGCCAAATGATCGTCATTCTAATCCGTGTCTCATCAAAGATGATATGAGGCATAGGAATCGGTCTAGAGAGTTGTTAGTGGGCATGGAGCTGGATAGAATTTCGGAAGAGTCCCCAGTGCACAATATAAACAAGCATGTTAACATGATAAACAAAAACAGAGAGATATCCGTGTGCAGATTGAAAATGAGGGCTGTTCAGCTTTCCACAGACCACAGCACAAGTATTGAAGAG GAAGTTTCTAGAATAAGAGCAGAACACCCTGATGATAATCAGGCCATATTTAATGATAGAGTGAAAGGACAATTAAAAGTGACCAGAGCATTTGGTGCTGGATTCCTGAAGAGG CCGTCTTTTAATGAACCGCTACTGAAGATGTTTCGAGTTGATTATGTGGGAAATGCTCCTTACCTAAGTTGTGCTTCTTCTGTCCTTCATCACCGACTTTCCTCAAGTGATCGGTTCCTGGTGCTCTCGTCCGATGGGCTTTACCAATTTTTCAGCAATGAAGAGGTAGTTGCCCATGTCACATGGTTCATGGAAAATGTTCCCGAAGGTGATCCTGCACAATACCTTATCGCAGAGCTTCTCTTCCGTGCGGCTAAAAAGAATG GAATGGATTTTCATGAATTGCTGGATATTCCTCATGGAGATAGGCGTAAATATCATGATGATGTTTCTGTTATGGTGGTTTCGTTGGAGGGAAGGATTTGGAGATCATcgggataa